In Brassica napus cultivar Da-Ae chromosome A3, Da-Ae, whole genome shotgun sequence, the sequence TCTTCTCCATGGCTTGAAGTGACTAACGAAGCCTTCTCCACCTCTGGTACACAGTTTTTGCCTACATGAATTGTATCTTCGAGATCTGGAACGGTGGGGGTCACTAGAAAATGAAGCTTGTGGGAGAGAATGGCTTTGTATTGAGCTGGAATAATCATTTGCTTCAGCATCCTTTCGATTAAAGGGATGATGATACCTGCTTGGAGAAGAATATTGTTTTTTCTCTGTATCTTCTGGATTGCCATTGTCACAATCTGGTGACGAAACCTCTTGAGGGATAGGTACCAACTTGCACGCAGCGACCTGAATCTGTGATTTGGTCAACGTCAGAAGAAGAATCCTCTGAAAGGGAGTGAGTCTTGGCATTAACTTGACCAAAACTTCCAGAATCTTCATCGTCTGGTGCTAAATCACCACTCTGGTTTGGATTCAAACTTTCTGCAGAGTGCACCTGTGCCCGAGAAAGGAGTTAATAACATTGGAATGCAGAAACTATGTATAATACATGTTTATCGTGAAAGCAAACCTCCATCAACGGATCGATTTTGTCCTTGAATTCTCTTCCCACAGAGTTGATTACATCTCGTTTTTGTGACTGCAGCCTTTTCCAGGTTGCATATGCTGCAGGAAGATCTCTAACCAGTTGTAGCCTGCATGAAAGAACTgaagtttaacaaaaaaaaaagagaactaaAGGCATTATGAAGGAAGCTGCTTGTTCAACAAGTAACACTGACCAGTGAGTGTTCAGTTTCTTCTGTTCTTCTTCCACAAACATTCATGCAGTCTAACAAGAGAGACCAAGATGAAGTAATAACATCTGATTCATGGATGgaactgaaacaaaaaaagtacTGACCTTTACTGCTGAATATGAAGAGAGCGGTATTGGGTAAGTAAAAATTCAATCTCTTGGTGTATCTCAGACAAAACCCAGAAGGAGAAAGTGAAGATAAGGGGTAAGAAGAAATACAATAATGCAATAGAGCAATAAACCAAGTCTAATGAATTGGAGAAGAGAGTGATGAGATTGAATAAAAAGCTGGGAAGCAAAAGGAGGAGGAGTATACctatacagagagagagagagtcaatgGCCGCAGAGAAGAGAATGGAGCTGATAGAATATGCTCAACAAGATTCTCCGAGATCCTTGGATCACATAAGTTTGTTATATTAGTTCTCCTGTAATAGTGGAACAGACGAACGACATTGTGTATATATTTGACGATGTATTGTACATTGATAATCAAGGAACATAAATCattttatggtatcagagctatagCTCTTGAGACctcgtctttcttcttctccttctcttcttcttctcttcttattctCTCATCGATCTTTCTCTTTTTCAATTCCATGGCGGTCAATCCTCTGGTAAAAGAAAGGGCCTTTGGCGTCACTAACATCAAGTCCCACATTCCTATCATCTTGGACTTCGATGACCACAACTATGATGCATGGCGTGAGCTATTTCACACTCACTGCCTTGCGTTTGACGTCGTCGGTCATATCGACGGAACAAGCGTACCAGCGGATGACAACGACACTCCTTGGATGAAACGTGACGGACTGGTCAAACTTTGGCTCTATGGAACCCTAACTCAACCTCTGTTTCGCTCAACATTCAAGACCGGCGGGACTGCGAGGGACATTTGGGTGCGGATCGAGAATCAGTTTAGGAACAACAAAGAGGCACGCGCTTTGCAACTGGATCACGATCTGCGCACCACCGAGATAGGAGACCGATCCGTTCATGAGTATTGCCAAACACTCAAATCTCTTTCTGACCTCTTGGCCAACCTCGACGCTCCTGTCCCTGATAGGACTCTCGTTATGTACCTACTGAATGGTCTAAAGGAGAAGTTTGACAACATCACCAACGTTATCAAACACAAAGATCCGTTTCCAGCCTTTGACATCGCAAAATCAATGTTGCTGAATGAGGAAACACGTCTTAAACGTGGACAAAAAGCGCCAGCCACTACTGATACTGCCTCCTCCTCTACGGTTCTTACTGCCTCCACAGAGAAACCTCAGCAACAAAAATTCAACAGAGGCAACCGCAAGCAAAATCGAGGACGTGGTCGCGGTGGTTTCAATCAACGGCCATGGAACAACAACTGGAATCCTAACTGGAACAACAACAACGCTCAGTGGCCTCTACCATTCTACCCCGGCTCAATGCCACAGTGGCCAACGTATCCTACACCATGGGCACAGCAGGACACGCGAGGAATCCTTGGGTCTCAGCCTCAACGACCTCCTCAAGCTCACTTCGCTAATGCCCCGCTTCAACCAACGACCGATTTCGCACAGGCCTTCAACACCATGACGATTGCAGACCCTGGCGCGGCAAATTGGTATATGGACTCTGGTGCAACAGCACACTTGGCATCTTCCTCAGGTATGCTTAACTCTGTTCTTAAAGACTGCACCGGAAAGACAGTCATAGTTGGTAACGGTTCTCAAATTCCAATTACTTCCTTTGGCTCTACTTCTATTCCAGCAAATTCTCGTCCTTTATCTTTGAAAAATGTCCTTGTTGCTCCTAATATCATTAAAAATCTCATTTCAGTACGTCGGTTTACTAATGACAATTGGTGCTCTGTTGAATTTGACCCTTTTGGCTTTACAATAAAGGATCTCAGCACCAGGAGAATTCTTCTCCGCAGTGAGAGTGATGGCGACCTCTACTCTCTACCAAGTCATTTCAATAAACCGGCTACTGCTCTCATGACTGCAGCCCCATCTTCACTCTGGCACAAAAGGCTCGGACATGTCAATAAAGCTTCTCTTCACTCTTTGATTTCTTCAAATTCTATTTCTTGTAATAAACATGTATCTCACGAAATTTGTGAAGCCTGTCAGTTGGGTAAACACTTGAAACTTCcattttatgaatcaaaaaccACTGTTTCATCACCTTTTGAGATGATTCATTCAGACGTTTGGACATCACCCATTTCGAGTTTAAGTGGAATCCGTTACTATGTTCTTTTCTTAGACCACTACTCACATTTCTTATGGGTGTTTCCTTTGCGTAGAAAACCTGAAGTGTTCTCAAAATTCATACACTTCACTAACTATGTTCAAACGCAGTTCAAGTGTCAAATAAAATCACTACAATgtgataatggtggggagtacAACAACACTCAGTTTCACAACTTCTTCTCTTCCAAAGGCATTGTTGTACGTTTTTCCTGTCCCCACACATCCCAACAAAATGGGAAATCGGAACGTATGATTCGTACCATCAACAATACGATCCGAACCCTTCTCTTTCAAGCTCGCCTTTCACCTACTTATTGGGTTGAAGCTCTTCACACCTCTGTCCATCTTCTCAACATCCTCCCGTCCACCTCCATACACAACAAAGTGCCATACACTATTCTTTTCCATAAAAAGCCTACTTATGATCATCTAAAAACCTTTGGCTGTTTGTGTTTTCCTAACATAAACTATGATCATCTTCATAAGCTTGCAGCTCGCTCTTCTCCTTGCTTATTTCTCGGATATCCAGCGAACCATAAGGGGTACCGTTGCTTAGACCTCAAGACAAGGAAAATCATTATTTCTCGTCATGTGGTCTTTGATGAAACAATCTTTCCAACGGCACAGCCTCTTGCCAACAAGAAAGAAGAGTATCATTTTCTTGACTCTCTCTCAGAAACTTCTCCTCTATTTAAATCCATTCTTGAGAGTCCTTTTCTTCAGCCTCCTCCTTTGATCACTTCCGCTCCCACTCAACAAAACATTCCTTCGGTGACCATTCCTCCTGCTCCATCTCAACCTCGTCACCATATGACAACAAGGAGCAGAGACGGCACTCGAAAACAAAAACAGGTCACTTCCTTGCTCTCTACTTCAATCTCTCCAATTCCTACAAGTCATTTAAAAGCACTTTTAGATCCAAACTGGAATCCTTCTATGACTGATGAGTACGATGCCTTAATTAAGAATGAGACGTTTAAGCTCGTACCTCGCCCCAACGATACTAATATTGTTCGTTCCATGTGGCTATATAAGCATAAAGTTGATGCAGATGGCAACCCAACTCGACACAAATCAAGATTGGTAGCTAACGGCAAGTCTCAGGAAGCAGGCCTCGACTATGACGAAACATTCAGTCCAGTTGTTAAACCAGTCACTATTCGATCGGTTCTACATTTGGCCTTGCAGCGCGATTGGGCTGTTCATCAGCTCGACGTAAAGAACGCTTTTCTTCATGGCAGGTTAGACAAACCAGTTTATATGCATCAACCACCGGGAATGATCGACAAGTCTCAACCTCATCACGTATGTAAACTCGAAAAAGCTCTTTACGGCTTGAAACAAGCACCTCGTGCCTGGAATGCTCGCTTCTCTGAGTTTGTGACAAAGCTTGGCTTCAACAAAAGCAACAGCGACCACTCTCTCTTCGTTTACAACAAAGGAAACGATCAAGCATTCATCCTCCTCTACGTCGATGATATTCTTCTCACGGCATCAACACCAGCGCTTAGACACACAGTCACAAATCTGCTCAAAGCTGAGTTTGAAATGTCAGACGACAGACCCCTCTCCTACTTTCTTGGAATCAAAATTGAGAAGAACTCCAAAGGTATGTTGCTGACTCAATCCGCGTATGCCAAAGATATTCTTGCTCGTATGTCGATGCAGAATTGCAATCCAGTAACAACACCGGTGGACCTCAAATCAAAGTTATCACAAGACGATGGTGATCCCATTCATAATCCCACTGAATACAGAAGCATTGCTGGTGCGTTGCAGTATCTTACACTTACTCGTCCAGACATACAATACGCGGTTCACCAGCTGTGTCTGTACATGCATGACCCAAGACTACCTCACCTGAATGCTCTTAAGCGCGTCCTGCGTTACCTCAAAGGCACTCTCGACCAAGGTCTTCAGTTATTCAAGTCCACGTCTACGCAACTGACTGCCTATACCGACGCAGATTGGGCTGGCTGTCCGGATACTCGCCGCTCTACCTCTGGATATTGTATCTTCTTGGGAGACAACCTCTTGTCATGGTCCTCCAAACGACAACCCACGGTATCTCGCTCTAGTGCTGAGGCTGAATACAAAGGCGTAGCAAATGTGGTTGCGGAGACTTGCTACATACGCAATCTCTTACTCGAGCTAGGTTGCCCCCTGACCACGGCTACACTTGTGTACTGCGATAACATCAGCGCGGTCTATCTCTCCAACAACCCTGTCAAACATCAAAGAACAAAGCATATAGAGATAGATATACACTTTGTGCGTGAAAAAGTGGCTATGGGACAAGTCCGAGTACTACATGTACCATCTTCTTCTCAATTTGCGGACATATTCACTAAGGGACTCCCGTCCTCACTGTTCAACGACTTCAAGCACAGTCTCTCCGTCCGGTCACCCAACGATTCGActgagggggggggggtgatAGAATATGCTCAACAAGATTCTCCGAGATCCTTGGATCACATAAGTTTGTTATATTAGTTCTCCTGTAATAGTGGAACAGACGAACGACATTGTGTATATATTTGACGATGTATTGTACATTGATAATCAAGGAACATAAATCATTTTAGGAGCGAGAGATTTGTATGGACGGAGGAGGATTTTGGGTCTCCGTCAACACACCTTGCTGCCTTGCCACCATGGACCACTGGTTCGGTTTACacataaccgaaccgaacagaTCTTTTCTTTATTGGAACAAAACTAGGCCTTTGGAAATATGGGCTTTATAAAGCCCAATagaaactatttattttttcgttTCGTCGTCCGCCAAAATTTTATCTTTGGAGGGAAACTGAAAGGTTGCAACAGCTGGAAAAAGGACATAATTgtccgaaaaaaaaaacaaaaacaaaatccacAAGTGCGAAAATATCTCCTTCTTGTCTCCACACGCCTTCGTCTGGTGACAGCTTCTCATCACTCTCTCCAGTCCCTAATCTCCTGACAACAATTTACAGGTTCGTTAATCTCCTCGTTTCATCTCCAGATCATTGAATCTCGTCCTTGTCTTGTCTCGATCGTGTCTCGATTTGAAACCCTAATAACGTGTCGGATTGTGATTATCGTGGTTTCGTTTAGGGTTAAAATCAAATGGCTGGAAGAAGGAAGAGAGCGAAGAGTCCCGAGGAGCCAAAGGAGCGTCGATTGAGCTCACGTGTTCAGGAGCTGAGACAAAAGGAGCGTGACGAGAAGGAACAGTTAGCTCGCGAGAGGGTTAAGTTCCTCAGCGATCAAAGCTCTGAGCTTTGTGACGACGCCAAGGAAGATGATGTTAGCACCAATGAAGGAACCCTAATTACAATGCGGAATGGGAATGATAACAATTTGGATTTTTACGGTAGTGAAGAGGATCCTCACCTCAAAGTCAGGAGGAATCTGAGGTTCTTCAACACGCAGTATCTCCTCATGGTCCAGGTCTGTGCATTTTCCTCGCAATTGTTTCtgatgtgttgttgttgttgttgttgatgactTGTGTTTGGTTCAATGTTGTCTATAGGGTAAGATGAGCAGACCTGACTTGAAGGGGGTCACTGAGGCAAGTATTGTtgttacattttatttattttcttctattCTGTAACCTTCAATGTATGTTGTTTCCAGGTGATGAAAGCCAATGCAGTGTTGTACCCAAGAAAAATGATTGGTGACCTGCCAGGTTGGTTGGTGTTTAtgcttttactttcttgttcaaAGGTTTGATGTGATACCCTGATCACAACTTGCTTGTTGCAGGTATTGATGTTGGACACCGTTTCTTCTCAAGAGCCGAAATGGTTGCTGTAGGCTTCCATAGCCACTGGCTAAATGGCATAGATTATATGGGAGCAGCCGAATACCAAAGAGTACcctttttttctaatattttttttatcatatttataagGTACATTGTAACCTCTCTTTTATTCATTGGTTTTGCTATTTTTCTTTCTCCTGCAGGACTATGCTGCTTACCAGTTTCCGCTTGCTGTTTCCATTGTTATGTCGGGGCAGTACGAGGATGACCTAGACAATGCAGATGTGGTGACTTACACTGGTCAGGGAGGGCATAACTTAACTGGTGATAAACGTCAGTTTAAGGATCAAGAGTTAGTTCGAGGGAATCTGGGCTTAAAGGTCTGTTTTCTCTTTAATGTTCTCATTATGAATGCAATCTACTTTTTCTTTATAatgtaagattttatttttaactctCCTTACTTATGTATTACTTGCTTCCATTTCTCAGAATTGCTTTGAACATGGGGTGTCTGTCAGAGTGATTCGTGGTCACAATTGCAAAAGCAGCTATAGCAAACGAGTATACACTTATGATGGATTGTACACGGTACTTGTACATATATATCCCTTTTATTATTTGTTCTTGAGTTCCTTTTTATCtgtaatcttattttaaagGTGACTCTGGTCCTATTTTCTTACCTTCTTCGTATAGGTTGTAAAGTACTGGGCAGAGAAAGGCGTTTCAGGATTTACGGTGTACAAGTATCAGTTGAAACGAAAGGAGGGACAACCAGAACTAACTACTAATCAGGTATGTCTGTTCCCTTGTCTTATGATTTATGATAGCTGCAATCGTTTTATAAGTCATTCTGTATTCTAATTATTTAGTATGGATATCTGTTGTGGCATTGTGTTGATAAGTTACCTCAAGTCGTCATAGTTCCTGCATATTATGAACAACAATAAGCGTAGGTCATTCACAAACTACAAAACTTGTATTTGAATGATTTTGATTATAAGATTGCTTCTGTTTCATTGGCTATATTTATTATGTTCTGACTTATTACTGGGCCTAAAGAATGCACTTTACTCTACTTTTGTTTCTTGTCATCGCAGGTCAATTTTATGTACGGACGCATACCAAAGTCTACTTCCGAGATTCAGGGGTATCTGTTTAGCTTTTATCCATGTAGTATTATTACacatttaatttcattttatcatTAAATAATGCCGATGGTTTTTTGTGAAGCTTGGTGTGCGAGGACATCTCTAATGGGCTAGAATCTAAGCGCATTCCAGCCACCAATCGTGTGGATGAGACACCATTTTCATCATCAGGCAAGTTGAAGCAGATCTAGAAAGtaataattttcattattatttgattgattatATTTAACGAGCTGAGTTATCCTCTTTTCATGTCTCAGGGTTCACATATATCAATTCTCTGAAGATTGAGCCCAATGTCAAAATTCCAAAGAGCTCAGCTGGGTGTAACTGCCGAGGCGGCTGCACTGATTCAAAGAAATGTGCTTGTGCTAGGCTTAATGGTGGAAACTTTCCATATGTCGACCTTAATGATGGCAGGTGATATTCCTTGTGCTGTCATTGTTCATTAGTTTGTGTGACCTTTGCGTAATGTTCTGAACTAAAGTTTGCAATGAGAGAAGTAAAAACTGGTTGCTACTTCAGTCTTATACTTCCTTTCCATGAGCACTGGCCAGCAGGCTCTTGGTGTACTGTTGCGGTAAATGGTACAGTTGGAACATTGATtggcttttttttctttttcagattaATTGAGCCTCGAGACGTTGTATTTGAATGTGGTCCAAACTGTGGGTGTGGGCCTGAATGTGTCAACAGAACCTCTCAGAAGCGATTAAGATTTCATCTGGAGGTATGTTTGGTCAAAACAAGACCTTGATAACTAACTAAAGCTGGATTTTGTTTGAGTAGAAAGAACCAAAGTACATTTGTATTTCATTATATATAGTCTGTTATCTTCGGCGTTGTTTGGAAATAAAGCTTATTATGTCTAGAAGACAAATTACAATCTGAAGCCTGATTATCTCCCTTTGGTTTATTTTGCTGTGGCTTCATCAAATAGGTCTTTCGTTCCCCAAAGAAGGGCTGGGCAGTTAGATCATGGGACTTCATACCAGCTGGCTCACCAGTATGTGAGTACATAGGAGTCCTCCGTAGAACTGACGATGTGGATACTCTTACTGACAATGACTACATATTTGAGATTGACTGTCAACAGACAATGCAAGGTCTTGATGGAAGACAGGTAACATAGAGAAAATATTACTTTGCTTTGTGATCATTACTGAATCAATCATGTTTTAGTTTTGAggaatatattgttttattcTTGCAAACAGAGAAGGCTAGGGGACGTAGCTGTACCAACGGATAACAAAGCCAGTGAAAGCAATGGAGATGAGAGTGTCCCCGAGTTCTGCATCGACGCTGGTTCAACAGGGAACTTTGCTAGGTTCATTAATCACAGCTGCGAACCAAACCTCTTTGTCCAGTGCGTCCTGAGCTCTCACCAGGATATCAAGCTTGCCCGTGTGGTTCTTTTCGCAGCTGACAACATTCCACCACTGCAGGTACTGATAAACTCATCCCCTGTGGTTACTAACTCGAACATATGCTCTTTATATTCAGAAACTTGAAGCATTCTCTTGTCTTCTATTGCAGGAGCTGACTTACGACTATGGATATACTCTTGATAGCGTTCATGGACCGGACGGGAAGGTGAAAAAGCTTACTTGCTACTGTGGAGCAGTTAATTGTAGAAAACGCCTCTACTAGCGAGGAGTAGAAGAATCTATATGGCTATTGGTAACATATTTTGTAGTATGAATCTCATTAAGACTACATATTTTTTGGGGAGTACATGGCAAAACTATCCCCCAAGCGGATCCCCTTGACAATGTTGTTTTAGGGACTTGGGCATATTCGTCTGCAATTAACTATTGCTGTTTTTTTGGGCATTATTGTCCCTTCCTTGAACTCTTTTATGTCAGTGGCATATAAACTTGTAAGGCCAACAGTATATAAACTTATATCTATTGCTGGTTTAGGAACTTGGTATTTGTCTATTTCTTTTGTTAACTAACTCCTTAAGTAGGTTTGACTCTGCTCCTCCCATTTAACTGCTTCTGCCTCATAGTCATCCAGATAACGGGCTAGATTGAGGCCCATGTTAACATAGTGGGCTTATTGGTAGGTTGGTGGGCCCTTTTAACATAAAGTTCCACGCGTCCGCGTGCTTGCTGCTTCAATATGGAATCATATGGCAGATGCAAGCTGCAGAAATAATGTTGTTTTCTGGGATGATTTTGTTTGATATGATGATGTGTATGTTGGACCGTAACCTAACCTCCATTCTAAGGTTTGTATATGGATAAGGGTCACTTATTATAAAGTAAGCAATGTGAATTATtaaagaacaagagaaaaaGGGACAACactttagaaagaaaaaaaaactagcttCGAGGGTTAAAAAGGGcaactcttttcttcttcatcgtcACTCTAACTGGGGAGTTGACTGAGCACAGTTCGAGTTTGAGAGAATGGATCTTTCCAAGTTTCTCTGTTGGGTTGTTTTGCTACTGGGAATCTTCTCCTCAAGGGTGGAATCAAGATACATGGTCTACAATACTTCACATACCATGGTCCAAGGTAAACTTAATGTCCATGTGGTTCCTCATTCCCACGATGATGTTGGTTGGCTCAAGACCGTTGATCAGTACTATGTCGGCTCTAACAACTCTATCCAGGTCAACTCCTTTCTGGTTTTCTTATTACGGATCAGATTCTGTTGTACACTTaccttgtttttgttttgttttgcttgTAGGTTGCTTGTGTTCAGAATGTGCTGGATTCAATTGTTCCTGCGTTGCTGGCTGATAAGAATCGCAGATTCATTTATGTTGAACAGgtaaatttagtttctttttttgtttcctaATTGAAGTTGTTAGCTTTTATGAAATGAAGATTTGGGCAGAACAATCACAAATTCACAATCTTTCAAGATGAATGATGGCTACTTTGTTGTGATGAATGCAGGCGTTTTTTCAGCGATGGTGGAATGAACAAAGTGAGGAGATCAAAAGCATTGTGAAGGGACTTATCCGCTCAGGCCAGCTAGAGCACATGTATGTGTCTCTTCACCTTGCTCTTGTCCCTTGTAACTTGGAAGTTAACATTGCCTCTTTTTGTAGAAACGGTGGTATGTGTATGCATGATGAAGCAGCGCCACACTACATAGACATGATTGATCAGACGACTCTCGGGCATCGTTTCATCATCAGAGAGTTCAATGTGACTCCAAGAATCGGTTGGCAGATTGATCCCTTTGGACATTCTGCAGTGCAGGCTTACTTGCTAGGCGCTGAAGTAAGAACTCCCTTCCTTTtaagtttttatgttttgtgtatGGATCTTAGAGGTGTGAAGATGTTGTTTGTTTACTGATTTAACACCAGGTTGGATTCGACTCAGTCTTTTTTGGTCGGATAGATTACCAAGATAGGGAGAAGCGTAAAGGGGACAAGAGCCTTGAAGTTGTCTGGCGAGGGTCTAAGAGTCTCGGTTCTTCTTCACAGATTTTTGCTGGTGCTTTCCCTAAGAACTATGAACCTCCACCTGGTGGCTTCTACTATGAAATCACCGATGATTCCCCTGTTGTCCAAGTACTTTCCTCGCCCGTTGATTACTGTTTCCGTTGTATTTATTATGTTCTTGTGATAAGTGTGGCTCTTAATCCTTGAAGGATGATCCGGACCTGTTTGATTACAATGTTCAAGAGCGAGTGAATGCCTTTGTAGCTGCAGCTTTAGATCAGGTAGATTTGGAGAgtgttccttttttttattggtaGAATTCTTTTTACGTTTTTGTTACATGTTTCTTGGTATATCTGCAGGCCAACATTACTAGAACAAATCACATCATGTTCACCATGGGAACGGATTTTAGGTACCAGTATGCACACACCTGGTTTCGTCAAATGGACAAGCTTCTTCACTATGTTAACCTCGTAAGTCATCGAAATTATTATGTCCCTCCTTATGTCTCTAGATGTTTGTCTGTGTGGACTTATAGACTAGGGTCTAGGGCCGGTTCTAGGCAAAGCCGAGTGAAACATTGGCTTCAAGCcctcaaatttgtaaaaaaaaaattattgaaatcttTTTATTAGACCACCTATAGCCCCAAAATCTCATGTCAGGCCGCTTATAAACTAGATGGATAGCAGCACCAAAAGAGATAATTCTAACTCGTGGATCGTTAATTATTTGCAGGATGGGCGTATCAATGCTCTTTACTCTACTCCTTCCATATACACAGATGCAAAACACGCGGCTAATGAGGCTTGGCCCTTGAAAACAGAGGACTATTTCCCGTGAGTTGGATCTTAAACTATCTAGCTCCTTGATCCAGCTTGTGAATCAATCTTTACTTTCAGTTACGCAGACCGTATAAATGCTTACTGGACGGGATATTTTACAAGTAGGCCAGCACTAAAGCGTTATGTCAGAGTGATGAGTGGCTACTACTTGGTACTTGTTCTTCCACGTTCCAAATAATACTTTTTGAAGTTGTAATATTTATTCATGTGTGTTACTTGGAGAGTTTAGGCGGCAAGGCAACTCGAGTTTTTCAAAGGGAGAAGTGAGAAGGGTCCTAATACAGATTCGCTAGCAGATGCCTTAGCGATTGCTCAGCATCATGACGCTGTTTCTGGTACATCGAAACAGCATGTGGCTAATGATTACGCCAAAAGACTAGCAATAGGCTATGTTGAGGtagtgtgcctaattgctctgtGGATTGTGGTTCTCTAATGGCTTTGTTTGCTCTTTATGCATGTTAATAAGATCTGTTCACCTTGCAGGCTGAGAGTGTGGTTGCCACTTCTCTTGCTCATTTGACTAAACTAGATCCTGCAACGTTCCAACAGGTAAAAATAATCTCCTTGCTAATATGTTTTTCTCGGAAGAATGTTATCAGTATATTGTGAAGAAATCAGACGTCGTTAGCTCAACTGGAAA encodes:
- the LOC106431229 gene encoding histone-lysine N-methyltransferase, H3 lysine-9 specific SUVH4; its protein translation is MAGRRKRAKSPEEPKERRLSSRVQELRQKERDEKEQLARERVKFLSDQSSELCDDAKEDDVSTNEGTLITMRNGNDNNLDFYGSEEDPHLKVRRNLRFFNTQYLLMVQGKMSRPDLKGVTEVMKANAVLYPRKMIGDLPGIDVGHRFFSRAEMVAVGFHSHWLNGIDYMGAAEYQRDYAAYQFPLAVSIVMSGQYEDDLDNADVVTYTGQGGHNLTGDKRQFKDQELVRGNLGLKNCFEHGVSVRVIRGHNCKSSYSKRVYTYDGLYTVVKYWAEKGVSGFTVYKYQLKRKEGQPELTTNQVNFMYGRIPKSTSEIQGLVCEDISNGLESKRIPATNRVDETPFSSSGFTYINSLKIEPNVKIPKSSAGCNCRGGCTDSKKCACARLNGGNFPYVDLNDGRLIEPRDVVFECGPNCGCGPECVNRTSQKRLRFHLEVFRSPKKGWAVRSWDFIPAGSPVCEYIGVLRRTDDVDTLTDNDYIFEIDCQQTMQGLDGRQRRLGDVAVPTDNKASESNGDESVPEFCIDAGSTGNFARFINHSCEPNLFVQCVLSSHQDIKLARVVLFAADNIPPLQELTYDYGYTLDSVHGPDGKVKKLTCYCGAVNCRKRLY